In the Desulfurispora thermophila DSM 16022 genome, CGATTATGTTAATTTTTATATAATTGACCACCACGCGGCCCATGAACGAATCCTGTATGAAAAGCTGATGGCAGCTTATAACAATAGTCCCGATCTGCGCCAGAACCTGCTCATACCCCGCCCGCTGCACTTCACTTTTCAGGAAGCGCAACTCCTGCAAGAGCAACGGGATATACTGGAAAGACTGGGCATTTTCCTGGAATACCTGGGGGGGAACAGTTTCATGCTGCGCAGTTGGCCGGTAGTTTTACCGGATGACGAGCATCTTATCTACGACATAACTGCCGCTCTGCAAAAACTGGCCGCCGAGAAAAGCATTACGCCAGCCAATCTATTAAAGCATATTGCCCAGATGGCCGCCTGCAAAGCTGCCGCCAAGGCAGGAAAAGTGCTGGCTGAAGCCGAAGCCCGGGAATTGCTGGCCGAGCTCGGGCAGACCGAAAATCCCTATCAATGCCCGCACGGCCGTCCGACAATTCTCAAAAAATCTCTACAAGACATTGCCGCCCATTTTAAAAGAAGCCATAATTGAAAGGCAGGTATAAAGCATCTACCAATGTCTGCAGCCGTTACTACCACCATCCGTCCGGATTCCGCCGTCCTGGACAAAGCCGTACAGGTAGCCCAGGAACTCTCTCTACCTTTTATAGCCAGACAAAAAAACAGCATCGAGCAACTTATCCGGCAAAACAACTTAAAGGGTGCCCTGGTCATAGGTAAAAACAAAAGTATATATACCGACGGGCAGGTGGAGCTCTTTTTTCACCCGGGCATGGCAAAACTGCGTATAAAAGAAATACTGGCTGGGAAAACTGACCAAATGATCAAAGCAATGGATCTTCAGCCAGGAGATACGGTCCTGGACTGCACTCTGGGTCTGGCTGCCGATGCCATTGTGGCCTCCTTTGCGGTGGGTGAAAACGGCAGCGTGACCGGTCTGGAAAACAGCACTTTGCTGGCCTGGCTGGTCAAAGAGGGCCTGACATCTTACCAGGACAGGGAAATGCCAGCCATGAACCGGGCCATGCGCCGCATAAAGGTCCTGCCTGCCGATCACCTGACTTACCTGTCCGCATTACCGTCTGAAAGCGTTGATGTTGTATACTTTGATCCTATGTTCCGCTATCCACTCTGGCGTTCTTCTGCCATGCTCCCGGTACGCCCGTTGGCCGACCAGCGCCCCGTTTCCGAAGCGGCTCTCCGGGAAGCGTTGCGAGTAGCCCGCAAAAGGGTAGTGGTCAAAGAAACCAGGGATAGCAAGGAGTTTTCGCGCCTGTGTATTAACGAAGTGTCCGGCGGCAAACACTCCCCCATCGCCTTCGGCATTATCAAAAAGAAGTGAGGGGGGGGAGCCGTGCTGAAAAATATCGGTCAAACCTTGCTGGTTATTACTGGCCCCACGGCAACGGGGAAAACGGCATTGTCGGTTGAGCTGGCTCGCCGGATCAACGGGGAAATAATATCCGCCGACTCCATGCTGATATACAAATATATGGACATCGGCACCGCCAAACCAACCCTGGAGGAACGACAGGGCGTCCCCCATTATATGATTGATATTATTGAACCGGACCAGGAGTACAGTGTGGCACTATATCAGCAGGAAGTGGAAAAAATCATCCCCGCTATCCTGGCGCGGGGCAGAGTTCCCATGCTGGTGGGGGGCACCGGTCTTTATATCCGGTCTGTTGTAGCGGGGTTTCACTGCAGTCAAATTGGCAAAGACGAAGCCTTCCGGCAGGAAATGCAACAGCTGGCCAGGGAAAATGGCAATATTTATCTACATGAAATGCTGGCCAGGGTTGATCCTCCCACGGCCAATCGCCTGCATCCCAATGACCAGAAAAGAGTCATTCGCGCCCTGG is a window encoding:
- a CDS encoding class I SAM-dependent methyltransferase, whose translation is MSAAVTTTIRPDSAVLDKAVQVAQELSLPFIARQKNSIEQLIRQNNLKGALVIGKNKSIYTDGQVELFFHPGMAKLRIKEILAGKTDQMIKAMDLQPGDTVLDCTLGLAADAIVASFAVGENGSVTGLENSTLLAWLVKEGLTSYQDREMPAMNRAMRRIKVLPADHLTYLSALPSESVDVVYFDPMFRYPLWRSSAMLPVRPLADQRPVSEAALREALRVARKRVVVKETRDSKEFSRLCINEVSGGKHSPIAFGIIKKK
- the miaA gene encoding tRNA (adenosine(37)-N6)-dimethylallyltransferase MiaA; the protein is MLKNIGQTLLVITGPTATGKTALSVELARRINGEIISADSMLIYKYMDIGTAKPTLEERQGVPHYMIDIIEPDQEYSVALYQQEVEKIIPAILARGRVPMLVGGTGLYIRSVVAGFHCSQIGKDEAFRQEMQQLARENGNIYLHEMLARVDPPTANRLHPNDQKRVIRALEVYHLSGKPFSWHNQPQNNRATPYRILQWGLTLDRELLYQRINRRVDEMLQKGLVQEVRWLLEQGYSPTLTSMQGLGYKEIAAYLNGQISLPLAVETLKRNTRRFAKRQLTWFRRDPAIKWLDVNSEPETLVLQITRDLAGLSPGM